In Elaeis guineensis isolate ETL-2024a chromosome 1, EG11, whole genome shotgun sequence, a genomic segment contains:
- the LOC105039048 gene encoding signal peptidase complex subunit 3B, giving the protein MGMHSFGNRANAFVTFAVTILAVMCSLASLSDNFNVHTPTADVKVFNINWFQKQPNGNDEVSLTLNISADLSSMFTWNTKQVFVFVAAEYETPQNALNQVSLWDGIIPSKEHAKFWIHTTNKYRFIDQGSNLRGKDFNLTLHWHIMPQTGKMFADKIVMTGYRLPEEYR; this is encoded by the exons ATGGGGATGCATTCCTTCGGCAACCGCGCAAATGCTTTCGTGACGTTTGCCGTCACGATCCTGGCGGTGATGTGTTCTCTCGCCTCCCTCTCGGACAACTTCAACGTCCACACCCCCACCGCTGACGTCAAG GTGTTCAACATAAACTGGTTCCAGAAGCAACCAAATGGAAATGACGAG GTCAGCTTGACATTGAACATCTCGGCCGATCTTTCATCAATGTTCACTTGGAATACTAAACAg GTATTTGTTTTTGTAGCAGCTGAGTATGAGACCCCTCAAAATGCCTTGAATCAG GTTTCGCTTTGGGATGGAATAATACCATCAAAAGAACATGCTAAATTTTGGATTCACACCACAAACAAGTACCGTTTTATCGACCAG GGAAGCAATCTCAGGGGCAAGGATTTCAACTTGACGCTGCACTGGCATATCATGCCCCAGACTGGAAAGATGTTTGCTGATAAAATAGTCATGACCGGGTATCGCCTCCCTGAGGAGTACAGATAG